TGAACTACCGCAGGATCCCTGGGAGCAACTCATGATGGCAATAAAAGCCGTTTTTTCTTCCTGGAATAATCCCAGAGCAATAAAATATAGAGAAATCAACCACATTTCACACGATATGGGTACAGCGGTAACAGTGCAAACTATGGTATTTGGAAATATGGGGGAAAATTCAGGAACAGGTGTAGCATTTACCAGGAACCCCTCAACTGGGGAAAAACAATTTTTTGGTGAATGTCTGATTAATGCTCAAGGAGAAGATGTGGTTGCAGGCATAAGAACACCAATACCAGTACAGGCTTTGAAAGAAAAGATACCCCAGGCATATGATGAATTAGTAACTGTATATCAAAAACTGGAAAATCATTTTAGAGACATGCAGGATTTAGAGTTTACTATTCAAGAAGGCAAATTATACCTCCTGCAAACCAGAACGGGCAAGCGCACAGCTTTAGCCGCGGTGAAAATCGCCGTGGATATGGTAAAAGAGGAACTAATTACCAAAGAAGAAGCTATTATGCGTATTGAACCTGAACAGATTGATCAACTACTTCATCCCATGATTGACCCTCAGGAAAAGACAGACCCCATAGCCAAAGGATTGCCCGCCTCTCCAGGGGCTGCAGTGGGGAAGGTTGTTTTTTCAGCAAAGGATGCTGAGGAGTGGGCAAGAAAAGAAGAGTCCGTTATCTTAGTAAGAATGGAAACCTCCCCCGAAGATGTAGGAGGCATGCATGCTGCAGAAGGTATCTTGACCTCGCGTGGTGGAATGACTTCCCACGCCGCTGTTGTAGGAAGAGGCATGGGAAAATGTTGTGTAGTAGGCTGCAGCGATATTGTCGTGCATGAAGATGAAAAAAAATTTGTGGCAAGAGGAAAAGAAATACACGAAGGAGACTGGATCAGCATAAATGGAACAACAGGTGAAGTCATCTTGGGAAAGGTAAAATTGGTGGAGTCAAAACTTACACCACAATTCGAAACACTACTAAAATGGGCAGATGCAGTAAGAAAGTTAGGAATAAGAGCCAATGCCGATACACCGGAAGACTCACAGGTAGCAAGAGATTTGGGAGCGGAAGGGATTGGTCTATGTCGGACAGAACATATGTTCTTCGGTAAAAACAGAATCCCCATTGTGCAGGAAATGATTATGGCTGAAACTTCTGAAGACAGAAAAAAATCATTAAACAAACTTCTCCCATTTCAAAAAGAAGATTTTAAGGGTATATTCCAGGTTATGGATGGCTTGCCCGTTATTATTCGTTTGCTCGATCCACCGCTACATGAGTTTCTACCAAAACACGAAGTGCTGTTAGAAGAATATACACGCCTTAAGTATACAAACGGCAACAAGAAACGATTGAAAGAACTGAAAAGCCTATTAGCCAAGGTAGAAGCATTGCGTGAGTTCAACCC
The DNA window shown above is from Deltaproteobacteria bacterium and carries:
- a CDS encoding pyruvate, phosphate dikinase, with the translated sequence MGYIYFFSENETDGKANMRKLLGGKGAGLAEMSRLGIRVPPGFTITTEVCRYFQQEKKLAPGLEDEVKRYMSKVENIMNMKFGDEKNPLLVSVRSGAAISMPGMMDTVLNLGLNDITVKSLAKKTGDERFAYDAYRRFISMFGDIVLGISYSKFEKLLRKRKEEENVKQDYELSARGLENLCEDYKELLVKESFELPQDPWEQLMMAIKAVFSSWNNPRAIKYREINHISHDMGTAVTVQTMVFGNMGENSGTGVAFTRNPSTGEKQFFGECLINAQGEDVVAGIRTPIPVQALKEKIPQAYDELVTVYQKLENHFRDMQDLEFTIQEGKLYLLQTRTGKRTALAAVKIAVDMVKEELITKEEAIMRIEPEQIDQLLHPMIDPQEKTDPIAKGLPASPGAAVGKVVFSAKDAEEWARKEESVILVRMETSPEDVGGMHAAEGILTSRGGMTSHAAVVGRGMGKCCVVGCSDIVVHEDEKKFVARGKEIHEGDWISINGTTGEVILGKVKLVESKLTPQFETLLKWADAVRKLGIRANADTPEDSQVARDLGAEGIGLCRTEHMFFGKNRIPIVQEMIMAETSEDRKKSLNKLLPFQKEDFKGIFQVMDGLPVIIRLLDPPLHEFLPKHEVLLEEYTRLKYTNGNKKRLKELKSLLAKVEALREFNPMLGHRGCRLSITFPEITEMQTRAIMEAAAEVTEEGKTVIPEIMIPLVSHVNEVKIIKEDIIKIAEQVMEEKNVKIPYKIGTMIELPRAVVTADEIAGEVEFFSFGTNDLTQAVFGFSRDDAVKFLDAYEEKEILPQDPFASIDTNGVGEMVRMGRQKGRSSNLQLEVGVCGEHGGDPKSINFFNSIGLDYISCSPYRVPVARLSAAQAEIRKKINVQ